The genomic interval CCCGGGCAACCGTCCGCTGAAGTCGCTCTCCGACATGCTCAAGGGCAAGCAGGGCCGCTTCCGCCAGAACCTGCTGGGCAAGCGCGTGGACTACTCGGGCCGCTCGGTCATCGTGAACGGTCCGCAGCTCCACCTGCACCAGTGCGGTCTGCCCAAGGGCATGGCCCTCGAGCTGTTCAAGCCCTTCGTCATGAAGCGCCTCGTGGATCTCTCCCACGCGCAGAACGTGAAGGCCGCCAAGCGGATGGTCGAGCGCGCGCGCCCCGAGGTCTGGGACGTGCTCGAGGAGGTCATCACCGAGCACCCGGTGCTGCTGAACCGTGCGCCCACCCTGCACCGCCTGGGCATCCAGGCCTTCGAGCCGCAGCTCGTCGAGGGCAAGGCCATCCACCTGCACCCGCTCGTGTGCGCCGCCTTCAACGCGGACTTCGACGGCGACCAGATGGCGGTCCACCTGCCCCTGAGCGCCGAGGCGCAGGCCGAGGCCCGCATCCTCATGCTCTCGAGCAACAACATCCTCAAGCCCTCGGACGGCCGTCCGGTGACCATGCCCGCGCAGGACATGATCATCGGTCTGTACCACCTGACGACGGTCCGCGAGGACGCCGAGGGCGCCGGCCGCAGCTTCTCCTCGATCGCCGAGGCGATCATGGCGAACGACGGCGGCGACCTCGAGCTCAACGCGCCCGTGCGCATCCGCTTCGAGGACGTCGTGCCGCCGCGCGGCTGGGAGGCCCCCGAGGGCTGGACCGAGGGTGACCCGATCACGCTCGAGACCACGCTCGGCACGGTCTACTTCAACGAGACCCTGCCCGTGGACTTCCCCTACGTGGAGGGCCAGGTCGGCAAGAAGCGCCTGGGCGGGATCGTCAACGAGCTCGCCGAGCGCTACGAGAAGGGGCAGGTCGCCGCGTCGCTCGACGCACTCAAGTCCTACGGCTTCTCGTGGTCGACCCGCAGCGGCGTCTCCTTCGCCTTCTCCGACGTCATCGCGCCGGAGGACAAGCAGGAGATCCTCTCGAAGTACGAGGAGCAGGCCGCCCGCATCCAGGAGAACCGCGACCTCGGTCTGGTCTCCGAGGCGGAGCGCAACGCCGAGCTGATCGACGTCTGGTCCAAGGCAACCAACGAGGTCGACGCCTCCATGCAGAAGAACTTCGAGGAGACCCCGACCAACTCCATCTACCGGATGGTGAACTCGGGCGCTCGAGGCAACTGGATGCAGATCCGTCAGATCGCCGGCATGCGCGGTCTGGTGACGAACCCGAAGGGCGAGATCATCCCGCGCCCGATCCTCTCCAACTACAAGGAGGGGCTCTCGGTCCTGGAGTACTTCATCGCCTCGCACGGCTCCCGCAAGGGCCTCGCGGACACGGCGCTGAAGACCGCCCAGTCGGGCTACCTCACGCGTCGTCTGGTCGACGTCTCGCAGGACGTGATCGTCCGCGAGTCCGACTGCGGCACGTCCAAGGGCCTGACCCTGCAGATCGCCTCGGAGGAGGCCGGTGCGCTGGTCCCCGACGAGAACATCGAGACCACTGCGTACGGGCGGACCCTGGCGACCGCGGCCCTCGACCCCGAGGGCAACGAGGTCGCCGCGGCGGGCTCGGACGTGGGCGACGTGCTCATCGGCCAGCTGGTCGCCGCCGGCGTCCGCGAGATCAAGGTGCGCTCCGTGCTCACCTGCGATTCCGCGGTCGGCACCTGCGCCCTGTGCTACGGCCGCTCGCTCGCGACCGGCCAGCTCGTGGACATCGGCGAGGCCGTCGGCATCGTCGCGGCCCAGTCGATCGGCGAGCCCGGCACGCAGCTGACCATGCGCACCTTCCACACCGGTGGTGTGGCCAGCGCCGACGGCGACATCACGCACGGTCTTCCGCGTGTGCAGGAGCTCTTCGAGGCCAGGACCCCGGCCGGCTTCGCGCCGATCACCGAGTCCGCGGGCCGCGTGGAGATCGAGGAGAACGAGAAGCAGCGTCGTCTGACGGTCACCCCCGATGACGGCACCGACCCGGTCACCTACAACGTGCCGCGTCGCGTCAGCCTGCTGGTCGCCGACGGCGACCACGTCGAGGTCGGCCAGCAGCTCTCCCAGGGCTCGGTCGATCCCAAGCAGGTGCTGCGCATCCTCGGCCCCCGTGCGGTGCAGAAGCACCTCGTGGACGAGGTCCAGAAGGTGTACATCAGCCAGGGCGTGGACATCCACGCCAAGCACATCGAGGTCATCGTGCGCCAGATGCTCCGTCGCGTGACGATCATCGAGTCGGGCGACACGGATCTGCTGCCCGGCGACTTCGCGGACCGCATCACCTTCGAGCGCGAGAACCGTCGTGTGCTCTCCGAGGGCGGGCAGCCGGCATCCGGCCGTCCCGAGCTCATGGGCATCACGAAGGCCTCCCTCGCGACGGACTCGTGGCTCTCGGCCGCCTCCTTCCAGGAGACGACCCGCGTGCTCACCGAGGCCGCCCTGAACCGCAAGAGCGACCAGCTCATGGGGCTCAAGGAGAACGTGATCATCGGCAAGCTGATCCCCGCCGGCACCGGGCTGCCCCGGTTCCGTCGGATCTCGGTCGAGCCGACGGACGAGGCGAAGGCGCAGATGTACCAGGTGCCGGGCTACGACGAGCTGGACTTCTCCGGCTACGGCGCGGGCGCGGTCAACCTCGACGACATCGACTACTCGGATCCCTTCCGCAGCGACTTCCGCTGAGGAGGCCCGGCCGGGTCGACGCGCTGATCGCGCCGTCGGCCCGCCGGTTCCGAGAGCACCGCAGGGCGGTCCCACCACACGGTGGGGCCGCCCTTCGGCGTGTCAGGGGGGCATCGCCCGGCGTGCCCGCACCGGGCGCCGTCCTGCCCCCGTCCCACGCCCCGGCCGCCCGCCCGTCCCGCACTCCGTCGTGGCACCCGCCACGTCCCGGAGCGTCGACGGGGCCCGTCCGGGTGACCGGCATGACGCCCACGGTCATGGGCCGGTAAAGGGACGCTCCGAACGCTCTCAAGTTCCGTTCAGACCCCTCGCATACTTCCCGCGCGCCCGGGAACATGGATACCGGACGGTCCGGCAGGC from Brachybacterium kimchii carries:
- a CDS encoding DNA-directed RNA polymerase subunit beta', with the translated sequence MLDVNTFDELRIGLATADDIRTWSHGEVKKPETINYRTLKPEMDGLFCERIFGPTRDWECYCGKYKRVRFKGIVCERCGVEVTKSSVRRERMGHVELAAPVTHIWYFKGVPSRLGYLLDLAPKDLEKVIYFAAYMITAVDEDARHEDLPDLQARYDLEVKELANERDAAINDRAVSAEQDLAKLEEEGAKADAKRKVRDSSEREQAQIRKKYDAEIARVTAIWDRFKSLKVADLEGDEQLYRAMKLRYGTYFEGGMGAEAIQQRLRDFDLEAEAASLREIIANGKGQKKARALKRLKVVTAFRSTTNSPEGMVLDCVPVIPPDLRPMVQLDGGRFATSDLNDLYRRVINRNNRLKRLLDLGAPEIIVNNEKRMLQESVDSLFDNGRRGRPVTGPGNRPLKSLSDMLKGKQGRFRQNLLGKRVDYSGRSVIVNGPQLHLHQCGLPKGMALELFKPFVMKRLVDLSHAQNVKAAKRMVERARPEVWDVLEEVITEHPVLLNRAPTLHRLGIQAFEPQLVEGKAIHLHPLVCAAFNADFDGDQMAVHLPLSAEAQAEARILMLSSNNILKPSDGRPVTMPAQDMIIGLYHLTTVREDAEGAGRSFSSIAEAIMANDGGDLELNAPVRIRFEDVVPPRGWEAPEGWTEGDPITLETTLGTVYFNETLPVDFPYVEGQVGKKRLGGIVNELAERYEKGQVAASLDALKSYGFSWSTRSGVSFAFSDVIAPEDKQEILSKYEEQAARIQENRDLGLVSEAERNAELIDVWSKATNEVDASMQKNFEETPTNSIYRMVNSGARGNWMQIRQIAGMRGLVTNPKGEIIPRPILSNYKEGLSVLEYFIASHGSRKGLADTALKTAQSGYLTRRLVDVSQDVIVRESDCGTSKGLTLQIASEEAGALVPDENIETTAYGRTLATAALDPEGNEVAAAGSDVGDVLIGQLVAAGVREIKVRSVLTCDSAVGTCALCYGRSLATGQLVDIGEAVGIVAAQSIGEPGTQLTMRTFHTGGVASADGDITHGLPRVQELFEARTPAGFAPITESAGRVEIEENEKQRRLTVTPDDGTDPVTYNVPRRVSLLVADGDHVEVGQQLSQGSVDPKQVLRILGPRAVQKHLVDEVQKVYISQGVDIHAKHIEVIVRQMLRRVTIIESGDTDLLPGDFADRITFERENRRVLSEGGQPASGRPELMGITKASLATDSWLSAASFQETTRVLTEAALNRKSDQLMGLKENVIIGKLIPAGTGLPRFRRISVEPTDEAKAQMYQVPGYDELDFSGYGAGAVNLDDIDYSDPFRSDFR